The genomic DNA ACAGGCCTTTCTCACCGGATATGCCATATATGGTCAAAAAGCTCtactctctgattggctgccgTGACTAACGGCATGTCTGTTGCTGCAGCTCTTAGTGAGACCTATTATTGGCACAAATCTCATGAGTTCAGTCACAAAACACGTTTGTTGTCATGTCTGATTTcagattattcattttttctcccAGGTATATTTAATTATCCTGTATATCTCTGACATTGTATACTGAaaggattgtttttgtttttgactccTGCAAAAACGCCTCTTCTCTGAAACAAGTAGTCATATTTTGTAagtttaaatattcaaattccAGACTGAATTCATCAAATATGGTATTACTAATGCGAATCAGACTGTAATAAGACAAAAGCTCATATTCCCACGTTAACTCCACTTACAATTACTTTTATCAATAGGCTGTTTTAATACTATACACTAAAATATTTTCGCAAGCTTTTCGGCCACAGCATACATAGCGTGACGTAATCAAATTCATGTACGTAATAGGCGATCAATTTATTGAGTGGGGGTACGTCTATATATGTGACACATACGACATCAAATTCATAACCATCAACATTGATATGAAATTAATTCCTTACTAACTTATATATCCAATTAAGTTAAATAAGGTAAAATGTGTTCTGCACGCTCACCCTACTGCCTACATGGTACAGTCCCCCTGCACgaatttcattcataaaattcTGTCTCACTATAAAAACACGAGCCTCGCTGTGGACCACTGTTTGCCACGCTGCAAAGTGTTCAGCCGTCTGGCAGTTCTTGTTGCATATAACCATACAAGGCGACACGACAACAAAATATCGCATACGAAAACACCCTTTTAGAGAGTACTGTTAGTCTCTTTAAATCCGGTGTTTTTCCTGAAATATTTGCGAAAATTTTAAAGCTCTGCGTGTGTCGTGCAGTTTCGGTTTGGTCTCATTCTGCAGTCTGTAAACGCAGTCTGCAGCACATCACCTCCGAGCGCATTCGCGTGCTGGATGCAAAGCGCGCAGCAGGTACGGTCTGTCATAATCATACCATTGAGCAGGAGATTAACTTAACTAAATGTTTGAGAACATAAGAGTATGTAAATATTGTGTGATGATGTTTGTTTATCTAGTTTTAGTGACAACCTTTGTACTGAACAagattgttgtttttaacattaacaaacattaaacatcatCTCTTTACCTAAGAGGGAGCTTAATTGGTGTGCTTAATGACGTTGCGTCAGTAGGCTATTTTATCATGGATCACGTAAAAGTTTTGTTATGATGATCGCACGAAGGTAGAAGGAATaatttttgacatttcttttttgtcaggATATAAGAAATACAGTTTGGAAAATTCAGATACAAGTCATTCTCCCATATCAGCGCTCACAGTAGCGTATTCTGTCTGGAAAAAAGATGGTTCTAGCGTGTGACATCACAACTGCCAAATATCCTGCGGCCTGTGGAAAGCACAAGAGACGGAGAAGCACGGCTCAGTGCTCGGACGTCAGGATAGCCCGTCGCGATTCTACTGTCCGAAGAAAATGCCAGAAAAATCAGGTAAGAAATCGTTGTCTGTTGTGAACAATTCCACATGAGGTTTAATTATGGTAAAGGTGTGTTATTGATCCTGGGGTTAGCATTACTGACCAGAACGGAGAGAACAAACGGTATGCGTGGAAAGACTTTAGAAGATCCCATGCATGTGCTTTGTGCTTGGATATGAGTGATTATAATTCCCATCCTGGTGCCCATAGCTCTcccctgaggaagaggagaagaaacgGATCcgaagagagaggaataaaatgGCTGCAGCAAAATGTCGAAACAGAAGGAGGGAGTTGACCAACAGCCTCCAAGCTGTAAGTTTTAACAATGTCCATTCATGTAAAACAGTGCATATCTGCATCTATGAATGCTTTtgagctgaatgtgtgtgtgtgtgtgtgtatgtgtgtttcaggagaCTGATCTCCTGGAGGAGGATCAAGCAGCACTTCAGGCTGAGATCAGCAGCctgttaaaggagagagaggaactggagCTCCTTCTGTCAGCGCACAAACCCCACTGTAAAAACCCAGAGCTCCTCAACCCACTAGAGCAAAGCAGAGTCCAAGAGGCCCATAGCTCAGCCTCACTGGAGATACTGCAGCACGTGCCTCTAACCATGGAGGACCTGGTCAGTGGTCCAACTCCAGACCCTGACGTACCGCTCACTGGTTCTGCACTGGGGGTCATCTCAGGGAACTCTGACATATTACTGTGCTCCAGCGCTGAAGTAGAAGGAGCTGagctggaggtggaggtggaggtggagctgGGGGTGAAAAAGGTGACTggtggagtgaaagagagagatgacgaCACGAGACTGTCGGTACCGGACGTGGACTTGGGTTGCTGCTCTCTGGGCCTGACAGAGTGGGAGAGTCTTTACCAGACCATGGCCGAGACCCTGGAACCCCTCACCTGTGCCGGTCACACCTGTGCTAGCTTAGAGACTCACACCTGTGCCAGCCACACGCTCTCGCTGTTAGGTTTCACCAGCTTTGAGTTTGATTcggaggagggagaaggaggcGAAAAAGCCAAAACAGATGGGAAAAGATCAGAACTTTTCACAGATATTCTCAATTCTCCGACACTTGTGTCTTTATGAGAGAACTGGGGCTGAGCACAGAGATATCAAGTTGTGATGTGAAACAAACAGGGCACATGCAGTGGTTGCTTTGACCTAAGAATGACCTTCctgacagtgatgtcactgagaCCGTGGTGTATTCTTGTTTGTGCAAGTTTGAACGTTTTCTCAGAAACATTGTCAGTTGTCTGTTTCATATTGTGAGGTGCTATACTGTTATCTGTATGGTGCAGTTCAtgtcctgttgttttgtcataAAGTGAAACTGTCTATTTAGGGATTTGTATAGCTACAGGTGTCGTCAATGTAAAAGTTAGATGTTACAGTGGAAATCAGATTCCACCTCATTTTTAGTGTAGCTCCTTTGTAAACCGTTAAATTCCTCATTTAACAACAtcacatttttatatgtttgtcaaaagaaaacatgttgaAAGATAAATAATGAACtgtttccaaaaataaataaatcagttaatTACAAAATACAAGCATTCTATGTGTTAAATAGGTCACTGTGTCATCTTATCAGCAACTGTATTATCTGATATTGGATAAAACAAAATACTAATAGTGAATTCACTGTACTAATTCACTATATAGGTTCTCTAATTTCATCTGTTTTAACCCAAGAAGCCACAAATACCACGCTTAGCTCCTCTGCAGTCATCAGAAATCACTGATCATAAATTGTTACATGAGATTGGGGCACAGCCATGTCTGTTACTCTGTTTACAATCAGGTTCAACAATTATAAACTCTGCATTTGGGGTTTCAGGAGTAGCGTCGTAATGCCAccgtgcatttttttttaaatttattggTGATGTAATGCGCAAAAGCGACATTCCCGGtcacactgaaaataataaGGTTTCTACAAACAGTATCGGACATACGAGTTCCACAATGAAGATCGAAAACATTTACGATACACAAACAACTGTCAAACATACTCTGTACCCTGCCACGCGGAACAATTTGTACGTTTGGCACGTTTAGGCATGCAGCGTAAAAGAATCATACGTCAAAACGTACACACAGCACGCCGTTGCGTTTCACTTCCTTGACCATATTTGGAAATTTATCGGCGACTGTTGTTTTGTATCCGTGGCAACGTGGTGTCGTGTTTCACGGCAGATCTTCCCGGAAAAAGGCAGACAAGGAGAGGACCTGTATCTGACGGTAATCAGAACAGTAGAATCAGTGTTCAAACCCAAGTGATACCGACCCATTTTTGCATCTGTTTGGTAATTATGCCGTAAATAGTATCATGATAATTTACTCTGTGAAACGCCTTTTTGTGAGTAGGTGGGTTGACAATACGAAAACGctgcaaacaaagaaaaaaatgcaagccAATGACGTCGGCATGCCTTCACAAAACGAAATAAAACCTACAACGTTCTGTTGTGTACTATTTCGTAATTCATACGCATAGTAGGCTACTTATAGTGCGTTGTAATTCCATGTATTTCACCTTgatcattcattaaaaaatcagttttgCAAAGATGAAACGTGAAAGCTTACGTCGGGAACGCCAGAACaacaattttcattttctgtttttacagaaaCTGACACGGGATATTTTTCAGCCCAGTACTACCAGGTGGTTTCATGCAAGCAGTGTAAAACATCAGAAGAACAGGACGAATAACGGATTTATCAATATTTTTCATCCAGCACTCAAGAATGACACTCAAGCATTCTCGAGTTTCATTTTTTGCTTCAGATTCTGAGGCAAAATCTGGCCGTTCAGTAGTTATTGATAGCATAACCTCGTTGGCCATCTATGGCTTCTTCGACATTTATCGCGTTGTGTGCAAGTCCGCTCTGACATGTAAAATTGACACTAAACACTAGAGGCTTTGCATAATTTTGAGCCCAGAAGTTTTCGGGAGGGAAGGGTTGTTTGGGAgaggggtgggatggggggttCAAGGTGAGTGAGGTGAACAGAGGACACCCGTTGTTACCTCTGGAATCTGGGCTAAAACAGGAGAGGCAGCGCTATTACAACCGTCACTGCTGAACCAGACTGGTTCTCATGTACGCATACTTCAAATGATCAAGTTCCTCCAGAGGTCACGTCTTTCCGAACAGACAAAATTAGCCTTTGAAAATATGTGTTGTATGGAACATCGGTGTTGATTAACTCTTTTGCACAGCTCATAAGAGCCACTGTGTTACATTCCGCATTCTATAAAtgttcacacagagaacagaaggatATAGTCACTCATTAGtcataaatctgttttaatgCGGCTGTACTGTCCCTTTGGATTTGGTCACTGAGTTTAAACATTAAATCAACAGGACTTCTGAAAAGAAATTCTAGAATTATCCAGGATTTATCAACACTGAATGCAGAAATATAAGAAACAGGGACTGTGGCACCATTGACATGTGTTTAAGCATCAAATATCCAGTCAACTAATAAACTCTCAAATCttttcaatcaatcaattaatcagtcaatcaatcaaagaaacaatcaatcaatcagtcgaGTTTTATTGTGCTGAATGGAAAATTCTGCCAACTTAACAACCCACCAAAAAGTATAGGAGCTCTGTCAGGGTTCAcaagacaaaggaaaaacataaattacatgcataATTTAAAGGACATGACCACTATCTTCCCGTGTACGTGTCATTACTGATATGATTAAAGATATGATTAAAGATAGATAGGCCATTTCCTGGGACAGTATGCTGTCTAGATGAGTCCCAGTGCTCATTAGTGAAACAACTAGGGAGgctgttaacacacactgtaccagccgcacacacgcacacacacactcatgcaggcgcacatagacacatgcatgcagacaccacgcacacacgcacacacagcacttCTGCTGAACAAACAGAAAGGGTCAAGCAATCCTGCCATGAATGATAACCATGATAACTGTGTTGCaggtcatgaaaaaaaaagatttttgttgtttaatatttcaaagTTTCATAGGTTTCTTCAGTATTTGTTTTACGATAGTTTATTCAGGGTTTGCGGTAAGGGGCTCAGTGTTGACCCAGGCCTCCTGTTCTCTTCCACTCTTGAATAAGACTTTCCCTATGAAGAACCGTCTGAACTGGTTTATATTCTTGTCCTAAGTATGAGGGGTCTGAAGTGTCACCGTCTGAGGAGGAAACGGGAAGAGGAACCTGACGTGCTCACATAAATGAAGTCAGAGCGGCGCTACacatttttagcttttttgcgttctttaaagtaaaaaataGAGCCGTCCATTTTTCCACTTTTACGCCACTCACGAATTAACcacaactgaaaaacatgaatttgaATCATTGTTAAGGGCGCTGGGTTTTTTTAAATCGTATTTTACCAATTCATAAATGTGTAGTTCCGAAACTAGCCCTTTAAAAAGACCTAGATGCcttcattattgttttgttgttttttaatcccTTGTTTGATAGATAACCCATATTCAAACCTCCACCGTGCGACCTGTTTCCTTGACTGGCTTAAAAGAAATGCTTTTACAGTTTGCTTTTCATCAGGGATTCCCTCTCCCACACAGCTCAGTATGGGTTTCCCTCTCCCACACAGCAAACCTATTACGCTTCATAAACGGAAGGTGCAGAGAATAAACATCTTATTACCGTTTTTCTCATAGAGATTTCTTCACCGGTCTgtgccaaaaaaacccccaccaaataaacgtgtgtgtttatttttgctgGGATAATCCATGAGCGTTGTGGGAACACCGGGGTACTGTTTACAAACAGTAGAAAGTTCCACACTctgcttttgttgtgtgttttttggttgcTAGGGGCGGAGTTAGGTTGCTGTTTTGAGCGGCAAGGTCTTTCTATTTTCACAGACTTGCTTACGTATGGGACCAACAGTTCCGCATTCCCCAGCCCTCCCCGTTCGTGATCAGTATTTAAACCGTCTGATGCAACTCGAATCAAACTCATTTTTGTAAAGGGACGTCCCGCAGAGAGCACACGAGCGTCACGGATTCCTGACTTGAATCAGGTAGGAcatttttaaaggagaaaacaatGGCACGTTACATTTTAATTTAGATCTGCAGCAAATTTCTCGTTAAACCCCTTGTGTTGATACCTTATAACGTTCATTGGAAACGGTAAAGATTATATCGGTTAACTTGTAAAGACgatttgttttaaacagtttttataATTTTATGCTTAGTTAGTAGTATTAAGTATTTCATATGCTTAGAATGCATGTTTGGATCGGAGCTCGGTGAAGAGCAACTCTTTCCCACTTCTTAGCTGTTTGATGTAGAAGTTATGCAACACTGTGGTATATGCCAAGGAACAAAGAAGTAGAGCTAAGAACGTATTAGTCTCTAAGATTTGGGCAACTCTCTAATTTACGAGAAAATCTATTTTACAAAGACTTAAATGTTCTGAGATGTAAGTGTTATGTCAGAACTGTTAGAACGTTTTGAGAGGTAACAGAGTTTGGGCATTGCGACGGTTTCGCACATTTAGTACATTTTCAAAGGTCGTTGTTGCTTTTTACCCGAGTTCTCCGTTTGCAAGAAGAAGTAGGCCTACATGTAATTTTAGTAAAGAAATCGGTTTTTCTGGCAATTCGTGATGTTTGTCTCGTAATCGTTGCTTACGGTTTTAGTATGTACATTTCGTTGCCTTTTGGAGAGTAAAGAAAGTGTAGGAGAATTTTGTTGTAAACAGTTCCCTCTccgtttttctgtttttgaaacatGGTTTAAGCTGGACTGAGAAAAAACATCTCGTGGAATTTCAGAGAGATGTGAAAGAGGATGAACAGcctcaaactttttttgtttggtagcttaactgacaaaatgaaactAAGAGTGGACGCGTTACTTAACATACCATCTCACTGCTGCACTGTGATGACTGAGCTCTTAAAACAGCTGTGCACTGCAAAATCAGAACTTTTTCTCTGACATCTGGATTCATCCACTGTTCAATTCTATTCTAATGCAATTTAACCTAATCTAATCTGAGCTAATGTAATCTCTTTTAACTAATCTAGTGTCTCTCGAGCGAGTAAATCAATTGCCAAATTTTTTCCATGAGTTTTCGGTGATGTTCTTACCTTAGAACAGCTCTGCAGATCGAGATGTGATGGATTCCACTAGCAGAGATGGCTGAGATTCATCAAGCCATCATAAGCATTCAAAACTAGAAACAGCGATTGAACAAGAGCGttgaaaagagaagagacattGGAGAATGTTGAGAATGCTGCTtccttcagctgtgtgtgtgtttgtgatgtaggTGTCATTAATGTGCTGGtttataaaaagagagagatgagtataGTTAAGACAGTGGTTATAACCATGTCTGCTCTGTAACTGAGTTTGGGCGTTTgccattgtttgttttgtacattGATAGATGGAGTTCTTGACGTGTTTATATAAATCGCATAAATCCAAAGACTTTACCTGGAGTATATAAGTTTTTCTTACAGCCACTCCACTCAAGTGGTTGTGTTCACTGTattaaactgtctctctctctccccctgtctgacAGTCGTGCTGGGAGGTAGCAGTTGAATCTGACATGATGCCTGGACAAATCCCAGAACCTTCTCTAAACGCAGGTGCTCTCCCTAGTCTGGGACCACTGGCGGAAATCCATGCTACCACACTAACAGACCAGTTTAAACCAGACCGGCTCAAACTGGCTGAGATCACGTTCTCTCCTCTGAAGAGATCCCTTAGCTGCGTCACGGCCGAGgtgagaaacacatacacacacttctagTCTCTGTGCACTAAACATGTTAACCATGTTTTTCATTGCTCAGTCACCCTGCTCACTCCTGTTTCTGTGTCACTGAAGCAAAGTTTAGTCCATGTAGAGTAGTCTGACCTCAACCCTCACCCTAAACTTCTGCCTAGCCCCAGGCTGCTCAAGTGGGCGCCAAACTTTTAATGTACAGCAACGCCCTCTAGTGGACAGTTTTTACATGATAACTTGTCACGCATTTTCCCGGTGTAGAACTGAATACTGATAGAATGTATGAAATAGCTTGTTTGGACAAAAGGTTTGAAATCTGTGGCTGTGAGTTTTCACAAACCTGTGCCAGAGGTACATGACATAAAAAGGAACATTGTCTAACAAATTTAGttttactgaatattttgtctatctatctatcctctatctatctatctatctatctatctatctatctatctatctatctatctatctatctatctatctatctatctatctatctatctatctgtctgtctgtctatctatctatctatctatctatttatctgtctgtctgtctgtctgtctatctgtctgtctatctttctatctatctatctatctatctatctatctatctatctatctatctatctatctatctatctatctgtctgtctgtctgtctgtctgtctgcctgtctgtctctcggatttagctctctgtgtgtatgtattagaGATCTGTAGACAAGGCTGCATTGGGCAAGAACTCTGCTGCTATTTCACAGTAAACTCATtcctcatcctcttttttttgacagatggatgaagaggaggagaggagaaaaagaagacgagagaaaaacaaagtggCAGCCGCTCGTTGTcggaacaaaaagaaagagagaacagacttCCTCCAAAAAGTgagtcaacaaaaaaaaatgaaatgtgaatgatGCTAATAATGATTTTTGTACTGGTGCTTCATGCATACTAAAGACTCAATATCAGAGTCATTCTAGCTCCACAAAGACCTTCAGCATTACAA from Chanos chanos chromosome 8, fChaCha1.1, whole genome shotgun sequence includes the following:
- the LOC115819394 gene encoding proto-oncogene c-Fos, producing MVLACDITTAKYPAACGKHKRRRSTAQCSDVRIARRDSTVRRKCQKNQLSPEEEEKKRIRRERNKMAAAKCRNRRRELTNSLQAETDLLEEDQAALQAEISSLLKEREELELLLSAHKPHCKNPELLNPLEQSRVQEAHSSASLEILQHVPLTMEDLVSGPTPDPDVPLTGSALGVISGNSDILLCSSAEVEGAELEVEVEVELGVKKVTGGVKERDDDTRLSVPDVDLGCCSLGLTEWESLYQTMAETLEPLTCAGHTCASLETHTCASHTLSLLGFTSFEFDSEEGEGGEKAKTDGKRSELFTDILNSPTLVSL
- the jdp2b gene encoding jun dimerization protein 2, producing the protein MMPGQIPEPSLNAGALPSLGPLAEIHATTLTDQFKPDRLKLAEITFSPLKRSLSCVTAEMDEEEERRKRRREKNKVAAARCRNKKKERTDFLQKEAERLEVVNTGLKGQIEELRQERQQLIHMLNLHRPTCIVRTDSIKSTDSEDHSPLRPPNTP